The following nucleotide sequence is from Trifolium pratense cultivar HEN17-A07 linkage group LG2, ARS_RC_1.1, whole genome shotgun sequence.
AAACAGAAGGAAGGTCCAACGGAGTCTGGGCAAAGAAAGTCGTTATAGAAACCCTAGCAGAGCTCCATCGTAAAAATTAATACCTCAAATCAAGTATAACCAGACCATGTTTAATTCGAAATCAGTTACAAGAAAACTTAAATCTATGAGAAACTTTGCTTCCAGATCCGACTTATTTGTTTTTCAAAGATGATGGtaagatttaattttaaggaCTTGACCCAATCCGACGACGATGGATGTTACTTGTATGACGGCCATGGTCTTGTCCTCTAAGCTTTGACAGAATCGGTCATGGCTTGAAAACTCCATTGAAGCATGACGAGAGAATGAATTGGGTGAGTGAGAGAAAAAAATCATGTGCAGTGAAGACTATTATAATATTGTAAGGAAAAGTTTGATCTCAACCATTAGATGTTTTTTTTCCACATGGCACTCACCCATTTAATCTATGAGCTAAATGGAGGCATCCTCAAATGGAGGGAACCTGCACCCGTTGTCATTACGCTcttaatgaataaaatatgtatAGGAATCCTATAACTTTTGAAATAAAGAAAAGGTTAAGGGTGGTTAGTTAGGTCCTAGCATATTAATCAAGCATTATCTTAAAACTAATGTGGCCCATGGTCGGTGCCATGACAACAAAGAATGGCCTCTTTCACAATCACattcattttattattgtaaACTCTTCATATATAATACCATAGCAAAGAATTCTTATGCAAGACATCAATTAATAGTTGATTAGATAAGTTCAAAACACCTTAGTCTTGAGTTAATTAAGCTAGCTCTCCTTAGTTTTCAAGTGATTTGCCAAAATGGTGAAGATAACTTTTGGTACATTTGACGACTCTTTTAGCATTGCTTCCATTAAGGCATATCTCTCAGAGTTCATTGCCACTCTGATTTTTGTGTTTGCGGGAGTTGGATCAGCCATTGCTTACAGTAAGTAGTGTTAAAGTgtgacttttattttttgtcaagagATAAGAGGAATAGGTTGCGTAGTCTCCAgaggtttataatttttttttccgtcTCACATAATATTTGTCTCAAATCGTTCAAGTCACACATAGAATATGAGAAATGAGTACACTTAATAAGTCACCAACATTGTTCATGTCACGTCAATAACATAACAGGCACGTGTTTTTGTCACGAAATATTTGAACAATGGTATTGACCTGATGTGCACGTAATAAGACTTAAAGGACCTATGCGATATAAATGTTGTTGTGAAGGAATAATCTGATATAATCAAACAACTTAAAGGACTAAAAGACttattttgctttttcattAAGTCAAAATATTGCAATATTGGCAAAAACATAAGCTTATAGTTGGTACAAGTGTACAAGGAATGATGAAATGTGGTGGTTTTGTATTATGCAGATGAGCTTACATCAGATGCAGCCTTGGATCCAGCAGGTTTAGTGGCAGTAGCTGTGGCTCATGGATTTGCACTATTTGTTGGTGTCGCCATCGCGGCCAACATCTCAGGTGGACATTTGAACCCCGCTGTCACTTTTGGATTAGCTATTGGAGGCAACATCACCATCCTAACTGGTTTCTTCTATTGGATTGCCCAATTGCTTGGTTCAATTGTTGCATCTCTCCTCCTCAGCTATGTCACCTCTAAGGTATATTAAAAAGGCTTTGTCTAATGTGCAAGAGTGACTTAAGTCTTACACCATGCAAGACATTATTTTATTCGTTAGATGCATCAAGATCTATCATACCATCTTGCGATTGTAAAACTAATGATAacataattttaagaattatttgttttaattttctattttcccGCTCGTGGCTGCGTAcaaattaatttgtttcaaTGTTGGTCATAATTTCGATTATACCTTCCGAATTTATttgtgcaaatttttttttttgagaaaaggATAACAAGAGTTTCAGAATGAAGAGATGAACTTTTCAAGTGACAGAGGAGAGAGAACGAAAAATTAATTCTTtaactaattaataaaaaattgaataaaaaaactaaataatatgATACTACGGTACATGTAACAATGTTATAGGTTAATTTGATCCAATGGACATAACAAGTCTTGCACGGTGCAAGACTTAACTTACTCTTGCACAGTAGACTTCgcttattaaaaaatatgttacaCATTAATAAGTTCTTTTACTCTTAATCCTAAAACAACAAGGATTCAGAGTTCAATCGAGAGATGAATATAGTGTAATAAATGATTGTTTCAGTCAAAACTTGATTTCGAATTCTTACAAACGATTAGTTAACTGTTGGATGTATATTTGCAGAGTGTTCCAACCCATGGAGTGGCTGCTGGATTGAACCCTATTGCAGGATTAGTGTTTGAGATTGTTATAACATTTGGGTTGGTTTACACTGTTTATGCCACAGCAGCTGACCCTAAAAAGGGTTCATTGGGTACCATTGCACCTATTGCTATTGGGTTCGTTGTGGGTGCCAACATCTTAGCGGCCGGTCCATTCAGTGGCGGTTCAATGAACCCGGCTCGCTCATTCGGTCCAGCTGTGGTTAATGGAAACTTTGCTGATAACTGGATCTACTGGGTTGGCCCATTGATAGGAGGAGGCTTGGCTGGGTTGATTTATGGTGACATCTTCATTGGTTCATATGCCCCAGCACCATCAACTGAAACATACCCTTAGAATGAGCAATTGTTGTCGTTGGTCCTTTCAAGCTTAAACTTTGTTCACTGTTTGCTTGCTGTTTTGAACCTCTTgggttttttctttcaaaaaaagaaagctGTAACTTCTATCATCAATCCGCACTGTTTGTAATAAATTTGTAAACTATAAAAGTATGAATGAAGGTCCCTTTGTTTTGATCTGAAATATTGTTACATTCTCAAACACTACTCAACTACTAGAAACTAACAAACTATTGCCCAGTTTTAGTAGTAATCACTAGCTTCTACATACAGAGCACTGTACTAACTCGCCTACCACCGAAGTGTTAAACCAAAATATTCGATAAATTGGAGTAATGTACTGTGTACACTACAGAATAGCCTACCTTGGAATAACCTACCAAAGGAAAAGTAGAACCAGTGTTCACTTGGTAGTGTTATTCACGGTAGACACTAATTGAAATCAAACAAAGAACACTGGTGCATACACCAGTACACCGTGATTTTGAAAAACTACACTTTATAGCTTCAAACAAAATTACACTGTACCGTGATTTTGTTAAACCCTTTCAAAGTGGGATTAAACAAACAGAAACATTATTTGGTGAAGTAACAGTTAACAGAAAGTAAATAATTCTTGGTGAAATAACCGCAACCGTCACTGGATGAGGGGGGATGAATCAAAATCTCAACCAAATAATTCCAGATAACATAATCTAGTGAACAGGTAAACTGCCATGATGATATGATGCAAACCAACAATATGTAATTAACTACCATTTATCAAAATGGTTGTACTCCGGTGAAATGGAGATCAACAAAAACAGGCTACATAATCGCCAAAATATAACATCAGGTTAATAATATGTAAACAAAAATAGTTCAAAATTAAAGAAATCTAATAAACCCTGCGTTGAAATTGATAGAAGTATTTTTTGCCTCTGATAACAATGCAAAGAAAAGGCACAAGTCAATCATTTTAGTAGCAGTGTTAACCGGAAGCACCATTAATAAAACCTTCCCTGCGACCTTCAAAGCCAGGCCGTAATAGCTTTTTCTCTCTCTTAGCAATCTTCCTCATTTTCTTATCATTAATCCTCTCAGCTATATTAGTTGACCTTTTCTTTTGCTTCTCTGCCTTCAACTGTTCTCTTGATTGAACTCTCTCTTCCCATTTTTCTGCATTTTTCTCCTGCCTCTTCTTCCCCTTATGGATGCTTTTCTTTATCAGTTTGGGATCATCATGGACCTTAATTCCTGAAGATCTATCCATCGCCGCTTTCCATGCTTCCTTTTTAGCAATAGCTTCACCCTTCTCAGGATCATTCTTCTTCACTTCCTCCAACTTCTTAGCTCTTTCAAGTTCCTTGTGCTTTGAAAGTTTTCTCTTCTTCCCTTGCATTTCATCATTTGCAAGTTTAACATGG
It contains:
- the LOC123911392 gene encoding probable aquaporin TIP2-2, which gives rise to MVKITFGTFDDSFSIASIKAYLSEFIATLIFVFAGVGSAIAYNELTSDAALDPAGLVAVAVAHGFALFVGVAIAANISGGHLNPAVTFGLAIGGNITILTGFFYWIAQLLGSIVASLLLSYVTSKSVPTHGVAAGLNPIAGLVFEIVITFGLVYTVYATAADPKKGSLGTIAPIAIGFVVGANILAAGPFSGGSMNPARSFGPAVVNGNFADNWIYWVGPLIGGGLAGLIYGDIFIGSYAPAPSTETYP